Proteins encoded together in one Caldicellulosiruptor saccharolyticus DSM 8903 window:
- a CDS encoding protein kinase family protein yields MALKNIISLQYGMNIKSMKQLQNEFLIKTAKAEYIAKKVKLSPAEIVFIYHCQEHLKENRFVSFEKILPTKDGCPYLRFDKSVYVLIEHFKKEPIEIVDKEISNCVEFINMFHAASTNLTSTVGARYKASYGKDRIAARNMYSVFTKVKQNPNLIKNDSLKKVILKTIDKNIEYVEKATKILEDDRYLDIIGRSMQENRFIHGKLTLQNIVRSYNKLRLLNMFDVELNIREKDIATFVKSLLKRNKDLDFDEIIGRFYITSFDQYRQKLILALLLLPYEYFSVIKKLLKLGNLEWAFRGFEEKINRICEKDEYKHKILTSLH; encoded by the coding sequence TTGGCACTGAAAAATATAATCTCGCTTCAGTATGGGATGAATATAAAGAGTATGAAACAACTGCAAAATGAGTTTTTGATAAAAACTGCAAAAGCAGAGTACATTGCTAAAAAAGTAAAGTTGTCTCCGGCAGAGATTGTTTTTATTTACCATTGTCAAGAACATTTGAAGGAAAACAGGTTTGTAAGCTTTGAAAAGATTCTCCCAACAAAGGATGGTTGTCCTTACCTGAGGTTTGACAAATCAGTTTATGTCCTAATTGAACATTTTAAAAAGGAACCAATTGAGATTGTTGATAAAGAAATCTCAAACTGTGTAGAATTTATAAATATGTTTCACGCGGCTTCTACTAACCTTACTTCAACAGTTGGTGCAAGATATAAAGCTTCTTACGGCAAAGACAGAATTGCAGCGAGAAACATGTATTCGGTTTTTACGAAAGTAAAACAAAATCCTAACCTTATCAAAAATGACAGCTTAAAAAAAGTTATTTTAAAGACAATTGATAAAAATATTGAATATGTAGAAAAGGCAACAAAGATATTAGAGGATGACAGATATCTTGACATCATTGGACGATCTATGCAAGAAAATAGGTTTATTCATGGAAAACTTACTCTTCAGAATATAGTAAGGAGCTACAATAAATTAAGACTTCTAAATATGTTCGATGTGGAGCTAAACATTCGCGAAAAAGACATTGCAACCTTTGTCAAAAGCTTACTTAAAAGAAATAAGGACTTGGATTTTGACGAGATTATTGGACGCTTTTACATCACATCTTTTGACCAGTACAGGCAGAAACTAATATTAGCACTTTTGCTTTTGCCATATGAGTATTTTAGCGTGATCAAAAAGCTATTAAAGCTTGGAAATTTGGAGTGGGCATTTAGAGGTTTTGAAGAAAAGATAAATAGAATTTGTGAAAAAGATGAATACAAGCATAAAATTCTCACCTCCCTGCATTAA